In Carya illinoinensis cultivar Pawnee chromosome 9, C.illinoinensisPawnee_v1, whole genome shotgun sequence, the following are encoded in one genomic region:
- the LOC122275706 gene encoding fasciclin-like arabinogalactan protein 11: MMKQVQFPYLLLFIFFLHCTTTSAQSQAPTPSGPVNITGILEKAGQFSTFIRLLRSTQEADQINTQLNNSNQGLTIFAPTDNAFSNLKSGTLNSLTDEQKVQLVQFHILPSFFSISQFQTVSNPLRTQAGNSDNGQFPLNVTTSGNQVNVTTGVVDATVANTIYTNSQLAVYQVDQVLRPLAIFGTPTAAPAPAPSSSKPEKRISGSDAPSGSSDDASVNTSEATAPNHPATAAISIGVAVSAAFCFLL; this comes from the coding sequence ATGATGAAGCAAGTTCAATTCCCTTATCTTcttttattcatcttcttcctccattgCACCACAACATCTGCTCAGTCCCAGGCACCAACACCATCAGGCCCTGTCAACATCACCGGAATCCTCGAGAAGGCAGGCCAGTTCAGCACCTTCATTCGGCTTCTGAGAAGCACCCAGGAGGCTGACCAAATCAACACACAGCTTAACAACTCCAACCAAGGCCTCACCATCTTTGCACCAACAGACAATGCTTTCTCCAACCTCAAATCTGGCACGCTAAACTCTCTCACAGATGAACAAAAAGTTCAGCTTGTGCAATTCCATATCCTACcctctttcttttctatatCACAATTCCAAACTGTGAGCAATCCTTTGCGCACACAGGCTGGTAATAGCGACAACGGCCAATTCCCACTGAATGTAACCACATCAGGAAATCAAGTGAATGTAACAACAGGGGTTGTCGATGCAACAGTAgcaaatactatatatactaatagCCAGCTTGCTGTTTATCAGGTGGACCAGGTCCTCCGTCCATTGGCAATTTTTGGGACACCAACTGCCGCACCTGCTCCAGCACCATCTAGCAGTAAGCCTGAAAAGAGAATTTCAGGTTCAGATGCTCCTTCAGGTTCTTCAGATGATGCCTCGGTTAATACTTCGGAGGCAACAGCTCCAAACCACCCAGCAACTGCAGCAATATCCATTGGAGTTGCAGTTAGTGCTGCATTTTGTTTTCTGCTATAA
- the LOC122275707 gene encoding fasciclin-like arabinogalactan protein 11 yields the protein MMKQVLFFPFLLFLVFFILHCTTTSAQSPAESPAPSGPANIIAILKKAGHFATFIRLLRNTDMGEQLNGQLKKSNLGRTVFVPTDSSFSSLKLGTLNALTDKQELQLVQFHILPDFYSELQLQTATNPVHTLAGDSNAGHFQLNVTAATAAGKEVNITTGAVSTTVEKTIYTDDHLAVYQVGAVLLPLELFGAAASPTASKPEKTRPSTEDTATTSESSGAFGPNRQAMTAISFGVVVGSLFSFLL from the coding sequence ATGATGAAGCAGGTTCTCTTCTTCCCGtttcttcttttcttggtcTTCTTTATCCTCCATTGTACCACGACCTCAGCTCAGTCCCCTGCAGAGTCTCCGGCACCCTCGGGCCCCGCAAACATCATCGCAATCCTCAAGAAGGCCGGCCATTTCGCTACTTTCATCCGGCTGCTAAGAAACACAGACATGGGTGAACAACTCAACGGACAGCTTAAGAAATCTAACCTGGGCCGCACCGTCTTTGTACCGACCGACAGCTCATTCTCCAGCCTCAAGTTGGGCACACTGAATGCGCTTACCGATAAACAAGAGCTTCAGTTGGTGCAATTCCATATCCTCCCTGATTTCTACTCAGAATTGCAGCTCCAAACTGCTACAAACCCAGTGCATACTCTGGCCGGTGATAGCAACGCCGGCCATTTCCAACTGAATGTAACGGCCGCGACAGCGGCAGGAAAAGAAGTGAACATAACAACAGGGGCGGTAAGTACAACGGTGGAAAAGACAATATATACAGACGACCATCTTGCTGTTTACCAGGTGGGGGCGGTGCTCCTTCCACTGGAACTTTTTGGGGCAGCTGCTTCACCTACAGCATCTAAGCCTGAGAAGACGAGACCCAGTACTGAAGACACTGCCACTACTTCGGAGTCTTCGGGTGCATTTGGTCCAAACCGGCAAGCAATGACAGCAATATCGTTTGGAGTCGTAGTGGGTTCCTTGTTTTCCTTTTTGCTATGA
- the LOC122275705 gene encoding dnaJ protein P58IPK homolog has product MNLMGFSTAMDGLAWRGLVYTVFILHFVFACQLLLLQPLVSAIDGKPGNAAELLERVSQSIKVKRYSEALDDLNAAIEADPTLSEAYFRRASVLRQLCRYEESEKSYQKFLELKPGNSAVEKELSQLRQAQSALDTARALFDSGGFTKSLEYIDKVVLVFSPACLKAKLLKVKLLLAERDYSSAIAESGFILKEDENNLEALLLRGHGYYYLADHDVALRHFQKGLRLDPEHSELKKAYFGLKNLLKKSKSAEDNVKKGKLRLAVEDFKAALALDPNHLAHNVHLHLGLCEVLVKLGRGKDAITSCNEALSIDGELIDALVQRGEAKLLTEDWEGAVEDLKSAAQKSPQDMNIREAFMRAEKALKMSKRKDWYKILGVSRMASISDIKRAYKKLALQWHPDKNVENREEAEAKFREIAAAYEVLSNEEKRTRYDRGEDIEDTGMGNGGGGFNFGGGGQQFTFSFEGGFPGGFGGGFPGGGGFEFQF; this is encoded by the exons ATGAATCTCATGGGATTCTCGACGGCCATGGATGGGTTGGCATGGAGAGGATTGGTGTACACGGTATTTATACTCCATTTTGTGTTTGCTTGCCAGCTCCTCCTCCTCCAGCCGCTCGTTTCTGCCATAG ATGGCAAACCTGGTAATGCTGCTGAATTACTAGAGAGGGTTTCACAAAGTATAAAAGTGAAACGCTATAGTGAGGCACTTGATGATCTTAATGCTGCTATAGAGGCAGATCCAACACTTTCAGAAGCATATTTTCGTCGTGCATCCGTTCTTCGTCAGCTTTGCAG ATATGAGGAATCTGAGAAGAGCTACCAGAAATTCCTGGAGCTGAAACCTGGAAATTCAGCTGTAGAAAAGGAGCTTTCTCAATTGCGTCAGGCTCAGAGTGCTCTAGATACAGCTAGGGCTCTCTTTGATTCAGGCGGCTTTACAAAATCTTTGGAATACATTGATAAAGTTGTACTTGTTTTTTCTCCAGCGTGCTTAAAG GCCAAACTCCTCAAAGTGAAGTTGCTATTAGCAGAGAGAGACTATTCCAGTGCCATAGCTGAGAGTGGATTTATTCTCAAGGAAGATGAAAACAATCTAGAGGCTTTATTGTTACGTGGTCATGGCTACTATTATCTAGCAGATCATGATGTTGCATTAAG GCATTTCCAGAAAGGTCTCCGTCTAGATCCAGAACACAGTGAACTTAAAAAAGCATATTTTGGattgaaaaatcttctcaaGAAGAGTAAAAGC GCAGAAGATAACGTAAAAAAGGGTAAGCTTAGGCTTGCAGTGGAGGATTTCAAAGCAGCCCTTGCATTGGACCCTAATCATCTTGCTCATAATGTACATCTTCATCTTGGCTTATGTGAGGTCTTGGTCAAACTTGGTAGGGGAAAGGATGCTATAACCAGTTGCAATGAAGCACTCAGCATTGATGGGGAACTTATTGATGCGTTAGTTCAG AGGGGTGAAGCTAAACTTTTAACGGAAGACTGGGAGGGAGCTGTTGAAGATCTGAAATCAGCGGCTCAAAAATCACCTCAG GATATGAATATACGGGAAGCATTCATGAGGGCTGAGAAAGCTTTAAAGATGAGCAAACGCAAGGACTGGTACAAGATTTTAGGAGTTTCAAGGATGGCATCTATATCCGATATCAAGCGTGCATACAAAAAGCTTGCTTTGCAGTGGCACCCAGATAAGAATGTTGAGAACAGAGAAGAAGCAGAGGCCAAGTTTCGAGAAATTGCAGCTGCATATGAG GTTCTCAGCAACGAAGAAAAACGTACGAGATATGATAGAGGGGAAGACATTGAAGATACGGGTATGGGCAATGGAGGAGGTGGCTTCAACTTTGGTGGTGGGGGACAGCAGTTTACATTTTCTTTCGAGGGAGGCTTCCCGGGTGGATTTGGAGGAGGCTTCCCTGGTGGTGGTGGTTTCGAGTTCCAATTTTAA